A window of Ipomoea triloba cultivar NCNSP0323 chromosome 2, ASM357664v1 contains these coding sequences:
- the LOC116011428 gene encoding ABC transporter G family member 10-like: protein MDLPVKLPSCERYKLEAKSLSYRLPPEHNEFPWVHKSSKSVGYILRSVNCEAKDGEVTAIAGPSGAGKTTLLDILAGNMVSSRASGHVLVNDQPMKGAHFRRISGYVTQDEALFPHLTVEETLVYSASFRLRGGKAKDTVAKLVRELGLEDVARVRIGSESNRMISGGEKRRVSIGVELVHNPAVLLLDEPTSGLDSAAALHVASLLQSMAKNQGKIIVLTIHQPGFRILELFDKVVLLSHGFVLHNGSLRLLEEKLKSLGHSIPHHVNVLEFAIEVTNSLEESLEMEETDDDGRKFEESFTISPNFKEKHTFLSNSPLKEVLILSRRFCSNIFRSKELFLAKIMQAPLVGVLLGSIFLNAFQHPKEMQLQNQLGFFAFSLTFLLSSNVEALPIFLEERRILMRETSRGAYRISTYTIANTLVFIPFLLVVALMYAIPIYWLVGLRPGFDGFFYYSLVSWVIFMVGNSFVAASSALVPNFIVGMSFLGSIIGAFFLFSGYFIKKESIPKFWLFVHYLSLFKYPFECFLINEYGGEYGRSKCVQKVEEGCLMYGNQLLEQEGLVESQKWTNLVVMLGFVFVYRFLCFLILWCRSHTRNL, encoded by the coding sequence atggaTTTACCTGTGAAATTACCAAGCTGTGAAAGATACAAACTTGAAGCTAAAAGCCTCTCCTACAGATTGCCTCCAGAGCACAATGAGTTCCCTTGGGTGCATAAGAGCAGTAAAAGTGTTGGGTACATTTTGAGGAGTGTTAACTGTGAGGCCAAAGATGGGGAGGTGACAGCCATTGCTGGGCCTAGTGGAGCTGGGAAAACTACCCTGCTTGATATTCTTGCTGGGAATATGGTGAGCTCCAGGGCTTCTGGTCATGTTTTGGTGAATGATCAGCCCATGAAGGGTGCACATTTTAGGAGAATTTCGGGGTATGTGACACAAGACGAGGCGCTGTTTCCTCACCTCACGGTCGAAGAAACTCTGGTGTACAGCGCAAGTTTCAGGCTGCGTGGTGGGAAGGCTAAAGACACGGTTGCGAAGCTGGTGAGGGAGTTGGGATTGGAGGATGTTGCTCGTGTGAGAATAGGGAGTGAGTCGAATAGGATGATCTCGGGTGGGGAGAAGAGGAGAGTGTCGATAGGGGTGGAATTAGTGCATAACCCTGCTGTTCTTCTGCTTGATGAGCCAACTTCAGGGCTTGATTCTGCTGCAGCTCTCCATGTGGCCTCCCTGCTACAATCCATGGCCAAGAACCAAGGTAAAATCATTGTGCTAACTATCCATCAGCCCGGTTTCAGAATTCTCGAGTTGTTTGACAAGGTTGTGTTGTTGTCCCATGGTTTTGTCCTCCACAATGGATCTTTACGCCTTCTCGAGGAGAAGCTCAAGTCCTTGGGCCACTCCATTCCCCATCATGTCAATGTTCTTGAATTCGCAATTGAAGTGACAAACAGCCTTGAAGAGAGCCTGGAAATGGAAGAAACTGATGATGATGGTAGAAAATTTGAAGAAAGTTTCACAATTTCCCCTAATTTCAAAGAGAAACACACTTTCCTCTCAAATTCTCCACTCAAGGAGGTACTGATTTTGAGCAGGAGATTCTGCAGCAACATTTTCAGGTCCAAAGAGCTTTTCTTGGCTAAGATAATGCAAGCCCCACTGGTTGGGGTTCTACTCGGATCGATTTTCTTGAATGCTTTCCAGCACCCAAAGGAAATGCAGCTGCAAAACCAGCTTGGGTTCTTTGCCTTCAGTCTCACCTTCCTGTTATCTTCAAATGTAGAAGCCCTCCCAATTTTCTTGGAAGAGAGGAGAATTTTAATGAGGGAAACCTCCCGGGGAGCCTACCGGATTTCTACCTACACGATAGCAAACACACTAGTATTCATCCCTTTTCTTCTTGTGGTGGCTCTAATGTATGCCATTCCAATCTACTGGCTGGTTGGACTTCGCCCCGGTTTCGATGGATTTTTCTACTATTCTCTAGTGTCATGGGTGATTTTCATGGTGGGGAACTCTTTTGTTGCAGCCTCTTCTGCTCTGGTGCCAAACTTCATTGTGGGAATGTCATTCTTGGGGAGTATTATTGGCGCATTTTTTCTGTTCTCTGGGTACTTCATTAAGAAGGAATCCATACCCAAGTTCTGGCTTTTTGTGCATTATCTCAGCCTTTTCAAGTACCCTTTTGAGTGTTTTCTGATAAATGAGTATGGAGGTGAATATGGGAGGTCAAAATGTGTGCAGAAAGTTGAAGAAGGGTGTTTGATGTATGGCAATCAACTACTGGAGCAGGAAGGTCTTGTGGAGTCTCAGAAATGGACCAACTTAGTTGTGATGTTgggttttgtttttgtataCAGATTTCTCTGTTTTCTCATTCTGTGGTGTAGATCTCACACAAGAAACCTTTGA
- the LOC116008421 gene encoding transcription factor bHLH30-like, which produces MEFFNSFAGFSTENYGIQRMIRNGSSSSSSLVLDTEKGELVRALVRPGQKGVNPEKALIALRNHSEAERRRRERINGHLSTLRSLIPGTNKMDKAALLAKVIGEIKELRGSASEATKGILVPTDTDEVRVEQQAEGCDGATYSIKASLCCDYKHELLSELRQALDALPLKTLRAEIATLGSRMVSLFVVTENEGNVEDTERREFLASSVHQALRSVLDKFYASEEFSSRTSLSSKRRRVSFLNSSGSSSLGDFW; this is translated from the exons atgGAATTTTTCAATAGTTTTGCAGGGTTTTCTACTGAGAACTATGGGATTCAGAGGATGATAAGAAATGggtcatcttcatcttcttcattggTTTTGGATACTGAGAAGGGAGAGCTTGTGAGGGCTCTGGTGAGGCCTGGGCAAAAAGGGGTTAACCCGGAGAAGGCATTGATTGCTCTGAGGAATCATAGTGAAGCAGAGAGGCGGCGCAGAGAGAGAATCAATGGCCATTTGAGCACCCTTAGGAGCCTCATCCCTGGCACAAACAAG ATGGACAAAGCAGCATTGCTTGCCAAAGTTATCGGTGAGATAAAAGAGCTGAGGGGCAGTGCATCAGAGGCTACAAAAGGGATTCTTGTGCCAACAGACACGGATGAAGTTCGAGTCGAACAGCAGGCTGAAGGGTGCGATGGAGCTACGTATTCCATCAAGGCATCTCTGTGCTGTGACTATAAACATGAGCTTCTTTCTGAGCTAAGGCAGGCTCTTGATGCTCTCCCTCTCAAGACACTGAGGGCCGAGATCGCGACTCTGGGGAGCCGGATGGTTAGCCTGTTCGTGGTGACTGAGAACGAGGGGAACGTTGAGGATACTGAGAGGCGCGAGTTCCTTGCTAGCTCGGTTCACCAGGCTCTGCGGTCTGTGCTCGATAAGTTTTATGCATCGGAAGAGTTCTCTTCGAGGACTAGTCTCTCGAGCAAGAGGCGACGAGTCTCGTTCCTCAACTCTTCGGGCTCATCTTCCCTGGGAGATTTCTGGTGA